In the genome of Actinomadura graeca, one region contains:
- a CDS encoding fluoride efflux transporter FluC, whose translation MPDAAADGPVDPDVDLRVPAQRSELRRAPWSILAAVSAGGVLGALARWGLTSAFPYRPAEFPWSVFWINVTGCLAIGVLMVLVTEAGPVHRLVRPFLGVGVLGGFTTFSTYVVDIQRAVEDDAAGLALAYLAGTLAAALLAVFAGMRLTRRFALRRPRERP comes from the coding sequence ATGCCCGACGCGGCGGCCGACGGCCCCGTCGATCCCGATGTCGACCTGCGCGTCCCGGCGCAGCGCTCCGAGCTGCGCCGCGCCCCCTGGTCGATCCTCGCGGCGGTGTCGGCGGGCGGGGTCCTCGGAGCGCTGGCCCGCTGGGGGCTGACCAGCGCCTTCCCGTACCGGCCGGCGGAGTTCCCCTGGTCCGTCTTCTGGATCAACGTCACGGGGTGCCTGGCGATCGGGGTGCTGATGGTGCTGGTCACCGAGGCCGGGCCCGTGCACCGGCTGGTGCGCCCGTTCCTCGGCGTCGGCGTCCTGGGAGGTTTCACCACGTTCTCCACCTATGTCGTGGACATCCAGCGGGCGGTGGAGGACGATGCCGCCGGTCTGGCGCTCGCCTATCTGGCAGGGACGCTCGCCGCCGCACTGCTCGCCGTGTTCGCCGGGATGCGGCTGACCCGGCGGTTCGCCCTCCGGCGCCCCCGGGAACGTCCGTGA